From the genome of Perca flavescens isolate YP-PL-M2 chromosome 12, PFLA_1.0, whole genome shotgun sequence, one region includes:
- the pigr gene encoding LOW QUALITY PROTEIN: polymeric immunoglobulin receptor (The sequence of the model RefSeq protein was modified relative to this genomic sequence to represent the inferred CDS: deleted 1 base in 1 codon) has protein sequence MLQLFLITLTLLPWFPAFLCRVTTEGEHAVMEGQPLTVPCHYGPQYAGYVKYWCRGKMREFCTSLARTDEPRSANPAEEKVSIFDDPVQLVFTVTMSNLKEGDSGWYMCGVEIGGAWSADDVAYTNIKVIHGMSVVNSRLIGEEGSSITVECQYSERYRESEKKWCRSGDWSSCLLTGSDRSYEDTSVAISDDRTRTFTITLKKLKMRDTGWYWCSAGQQQIAVHVLVTSRPTTVSVTSTPTTSQSVAYLPPPKPITKESWNSHSHILESLVVCASIMLLVGLLILARKLWKQHKQDPVLRQVKEIQARHNEYSGDLQNSAVVFLNRDSQDVHMY, from the exons ATGCTGCAACTCTTTCTAATCACCCTCACCCTTTTACCATGGTTTCCAG CCTTCCTCTGCAGGGTAACCACCGAGGGGGAGCATGCAGTCATGGAGGGTCAACCTCTCACCGTCCCGTGTCATTATGGGCCTCAGTATGCCGGCTATGTAAAATACTGGTGTCGGGGGAAGATGAGGGAGTTCTGCACCAGTTTAGCTCGAACAGATGAGCCCCGTTCGGCCAATCCAGCTGAGGAGAAAGTGAGCATCTTTGACGACCCGGTCCAGCTGGTGTTCACTGTGACCATGAGCAACCTAAAGGAG GGGGACTCTGGGTGGTACATGTGTGGCGTGGAGATAGGTGGCGCGTGGAGCGCTGATGATGTTGCCTACACTAACATTAAGGTCATTCATG GCATGTCAGTGGTGAACAGCCGCCTGATTGGGGAAGAAGGGAGTAGTATCACAGTTGAATGCCAATACAGTGAGAGATACAG AGAAAGCGAGAAGAAGTGGTGTCGGAGCGGAGACTGGAGCTCCTGTCTGCTGACAGGTTCTGACAGGAGCTACGAAGACACTTCCGTGGCCATCAGCGATGACAGAACTAGGACTTTCACTATAACCTTAAAGAAGCTGAAGATGAGAGATACCGGCTGGTACTGGTGTTCCGCAGGGCAGCAGCAGATAGCTGTGCATGTGCTGGTCACATCCCGACCCACTACCG TATCTGTGACATCCACACCTACAACAAGTCAATCTGTTGCATACCTGCCTCCACCCAAACCCATCACTAAGGAGTCCTGGAACAGTCACAG ccACATCTTGGAGTCTTTGGTGGTGTGTGCTTCTATAATGCTCCTTGTGGGCTTGCTCATATTGGCGAGAAAATTGTGGAAACAGCACA AGCAGGATCCTGTGCTGAGACAAGTTAAGGAGATACAAGCAAGGCACAAT GAGTACTCAGGTGACCTGCAAAACTCTGCTGTCGTTTTCCTTAACAGGGACTCCCAGGATGTACATATGTACTGA
- the dad1 gene encoding dolichyl-diphosphooligosaccharide--protein glycosyltransferase subunit DAD1 has translation MSNSVISVISRFLEEYTTTTPNKLKVVDAYLLYILLTGALQFLYCLLVGTFPFNSFLSGFISCVGAFILGVCLRIQINPQNKGDFLSISPERAFADFLFAHTVLHLVVMNFIG, from the exons ATGTCGAATTCAGTCATATCGGTTATTTCTCGGTTTCTAGAGGAGTACACCACCACGACGCCCAACAAGCTGAAAGTGGTGGATGCATATTTGCTGTACATCTTGTTGACAGGAGCGCTGCAGTTCCTCTACTGTCTGCTCGTTGGCACCTTCCCCTTCAATAGCTTTCTGTCGGGCTTCATCTCATGTGTGGGCGCTTTCATTCTCGGAG TGTGTCTTCGTATCCAGATCAACCCACAGAACAAAGGAGACTTTCTGTCCATCTCCCCAGAGAGAGCTTTCGCTGACTTCCTATTCGCTCACACCGTCCTCCATCTGGTTGTGATGAACTTCATTGGTTGA
- the abhd4 gene encoding LOW QUALITY PROTEIN: (Lyso)-N-acylphosphatidylethanolamine lipase (The sequence of the model RefSeq protein was modified relative to this genomic sequence to represent the inferred CDS: deleted 1 base in 1 codon), with product MEPATTLTAPIHTDCETEPSSATSVWSWWPSWRPTSMSLLKTTESKILACIQNDLWARFVTLPNQDRIWTLTLTNKAVRKPVEQVHKTPLVMVHGFGGGVGLWIRNMDMLSRSRPVYAFDLLGFGRSSRPPFPSDAAKAEEQFVDSIEQWRQSVGLENMILLGHSLGGYLATSYAIQYPSRVSHLILVDPWGFPERPETQTQEGQGQGTEVGKRPPPPRWVKAIAAVVSLFNPLAVIRAAGPWGPGLVNRFRPDFKRKFEDLFEDDTMTQYIYHCNAQTPSGEVGFRAMSESLGWAKRPMLQRVHQLPPSMPLTMLYGAQSWVGSSSGDKVAQIRDQAHTKVLLIDDASHHVYADQPEEFNRVVENVCNSVN from the exons ATGGAGCCTGCTACAACGCTCACAGCTCCGATACACACCGATTGCGAAACAGA GCCAAGTTCTGCGACTTCAGTCTGGAGCTGGTGGCCTTCCTGGCGTCCAACTTCCATGTCCCTTTTAAAAACTACAGAGTCCAAGATTCTTGCTT GTATTCAGAATGACCTATGGGCTCGGTTTGTGACCCTGCCAAACCAGGATCGAATATGGACTCTGACCCTCACCAACAAGGCGGTGCGCAAACCTGTGGAACAGG TCCACAAGACTCCTCTGGTGATGGTCCACGGCTTTGGAGGAGGGGTGGGCCTGTGGATCAGGAACATGGACATGCTGAGTCGATCACGCCCTGTTTACGCCTTTGACCTCCTGGGCTTTGGTAGGAGCTCCAGGCCTCCCTTCCCCTCAGATGCTGCCAAGGCAGAGGAACAGTTTGTTGACTCTATTGAGCAGTGGAGACAGTCTGTAGGCCTGGAGAACATGATTCTGCTGGGACACAGTCTGGGGGGGTACCTGGCTACCTCCTATGCTATCCAGTACCCTTCTAG AGTGTCACATCTTATCCTGGTGGACCCCTGGGGTTTCCCTGAGCGACCCGAGACACAAACCCAGGAGGGTCAAGGACAGGGGACAGAAGTGGGGAAGAGGCCCCCCCCT CCACGCTGGGTAAAAGCTATTGCAGCAGTGGTTTCCCTTTTCAACCCACTGGCTGTCATCAGAGCAGCAGGCCCATGGG GTCCGGGCTTGGTGAACAGGTTCCGTCCTGATTTCAAAAGGAAATTCGAAGATCTGTTTGAGGATGACACTATGACGCAGTACATCTACCACTGTAACGCACAAACCCCGAG TGGTGAGGTGGGTTTCCGGGCCATGTCAGAGTCTCTGGGCTGGGCCAAGAGGCCCATGCTTCAGCGGGTTCACCAGCTGCCCCCCTCTATGCCCCTCACCATGCTGTATGGAGCACAATCATGGGTGGGCAGCTCGTCTGGGGACAAAGTGGCTCAGATTAGGGACCAGGCCCACACCAAAGTACTG CTTATAGATGATGCTTCTCACCATGTGTATGCTGATCAACCAGAGGAGTTCAACAGAGTGGTAGAAAATGTATGTAACTCTGTtaactga